ATTTGGTAATGGATACTGCATGTGTGTTCGAGAGTGTCTGAATTATTGAATGCTTACAGTGTAATAGACGAATAGCCTTGAGACGGAATCTCCGTAGATGGCGGGCCAAGCCTGCGATATCGACATGTGCACGCCAATGTTAAACAAAATTGGTTGACATAGAAATTCAATGGAAACCTAGCTGAATTACCGTCAAATTTGAGAGTTTCCTGTGATAATAAAGGGCATTTTGAGTCACTTGCTTTGAACAAATTTTCCCCAAATAAACAATGCTTTTGAAaggcttttttgttttttttagttGCTGCGCTTGCGCCATACTTCACGTGTGGCTTGATTGACGGTCTAAAGTGTATTAAGCATGTTTGACACCGACATTGATCACGTAGAAGAACATGGCATGGAGCTAGCCATGCATTATAGGCCTTGGGCTGGGTTAAACAAACGAAGCAGCAAGGCACGTCAGCAAGCCCCGCATTCCTCTCCTGTTACTGtaaaataaatttaaaaaaaaaaacaaacacacacacatacagGGGCAACTAGTAGTCCAATGGCTCATCCAAAAGTTACTATAGTGCAATGGTTTTGAGAAGGATTGTGCACTTGTGTTGTTGGCGAGTGTTCCGGCCTCTTGAAAATGTGGTTTCTAGATACTTGGAGAGAAAAATACAAATACTTGGAACAACTTCTTAGAAACACAACCATATGCGATATATAGTACTTATGGAAATACCGGGTGCAAAATGTCACAAATTATgtatctactccctccattcctgaataaatcaatttctaaaaCTATCTTAAATCAATCTTTTTTATGTTTGACCGAATTTATAGGAAAGAGTACATATCTTTATGTACCGAATGAGCATATTAAAATATACTTTATGATATAACTAATTATACCAATTTGGTTTTATAAATTTTAGCCCTCTTTTATTCTATAAGTTCAgtaaacttaaaaaagtttgacctaATAAAACAACTTTAAGAATTGGTTTATTTATGAAGCGAGGAGAGTAATCAAAAATTAAATCGCTACCATCGGATTTTGCATTCTTTTTCTTAATAAAAGGGTCCTAGATTAAGGGATTTACCACGAGACCAACCGCAATCTGGTTGGTGAGATGTGGAGGTGGGTCAGCTCCCCGAAACGCCTTATACTTTGGATCCAGCGTGCTACCAACCAAAATGTAGTTCATGGAGAACTCGTCAGGATGAACGTTAACCTTCCAATAAGGCACCTCGGCCCGAGCCCCGAGGTACGGCCCGTTCGTGGCGTACGCAGCGGCGACCTTGTGTACAAATAATATCTCAACAGTAGCTGACGTGATGCAGTACAGCCAGCCAATCAAATCCATCTTTTTAATTTACCTCCACTTTACCCTTGGACGTGTCCATGGAAGTGAGGACATCAAAGCTGGCGTTGCCGCCGATGATCGCAGGGCGTCCGAACGGTGATGCCCGGCGCGCCATCTCGGCGGCCTCCGGGTTGGCACGGCTCGAGTTCCTCAGGATAGGGACGCTCCCTGCCGGGCAGCTCCCTCGTTTTCGCCAGCTTTGATGCCACTCCAGCGGATTCGGAGCGGAGACCGCGGCGGCGATGGCTTTCATGCTTCTCTCAGGATTCGCCTACATGCATGAACACGTCGCGTTTGATAACAATGTCAGAGAACAACAGATTATATACATGTAGGCACGATCTCTGAACTTCGCACAAAAAAGTTACGATCTCTGATGGAAATCGATCGAGACCGCATGGCAATGGCAACGGCAGCATGCACCTGAATTTCTCGGCTCCCCAGCGGAGCATGCTTGAGTGCCGGCTGATGGTACATGTCCACGCAGTCAATGACATCGCCGTCGTCACTCTGTGCCATTATTATTTACATATACATGTTCAGCAGCAAAACAAACATGTCACTTGATGTCTTGAATGAACGACATAGATACCTGGATGGTCTTGTGAACCAACGTCGCGCGAGCTCCAATCACCACCGCTACCATCAGCACGGCGATAGCCTTCACCACGCATCCCAAACCTGCTGCACACTCGTCCATGATGTAGTCCCATCCACGTGAGATTGTTATATCCTATACAAATGTACGTACATCCTTGTGTTTATATAGCTGTAAGAGCAATGAAAAAGGAAAGAATGCTATGATTACCCGCCAGCTCATCGCAATCAAATTATTCTTATCCAAGTCCAAGTTTCAAGCCTTAACTAATTTAAACTTGGAGTATATCCCTACTCCCTAGATTACATATACATACATGATGAACATGATATAGGATTATATGTCTAGATTCATTTTCACGCCAAAAACAATTGTTTTCGCTTCGCCTCTCCCCGCATTATCGCTCCGGCAGGCCTCGCGTTGCCTCCGCGCGCGAGCGCTCTGACCACCCGGACACGCCCTGGCCCCTGCCCCGCACTGcccgattttttttaaataatattttttaatgattAATTGCAAATCTAGAATTTGGATAGTAAGAATTGTAAATACAGTATACTGTCGGCCTTTGGCTAACCGATAGGGGCCCTATCGGCAACTGGTGGGCCGACAAGACCCTGTCGGCGTCCAAGTAGCCAACTAGGTACCCGACCCT
The nucleotide sequence above comes from Miscanthus floridulus cultivar M001 chromosome 18, ASM1932011v1, whole genome shotgun sequence. Encoded proteins:
- the LOC136523411 gene encoding protein neprosin-like, whose protein sequence is MAIGPIWVHWAVMSGRVGYLVGYLDADRDITISRGWDYIMDECAAGLGCVVKAIAVLMVAVVIGARATLVHKTIQSDDGDVIDCVDMYHQPALKHAPLGSREIQANPERSMKAIAAAVSAPNPLEWHQSWRKRGSCPAGSVPILRNSSRANPEAAEMARRASPFGRPAIIGGNASFDVLTSMDTSKGKVEVAAAYATNGPYLGARAEVPYWKVNVHPDEFSMNYILVGSTLDPKYKAFRGADPPPHLTNQIAAWPAIYGDSVSRLFVYYTDPAGGRWWVSVLDQDIGYYPQTLFNERFAVGHYVEMGGRVFDSRPGGVHTTTTMGSGMPACGGWGVAASIAAYHGVSNDGGILFNDDASRTLVTKPGCYGASPLGFDKERGGFNVLYGGPGGIYCDR